AACAACACAGTTTTGCGAGTTCCCGCATTCTGCAATTCCACCGTCACTCATCAATGCTTCTAGTCTTTCATCTTTGTTCATCGCACCAGTTGGATGCGTATTGAACAGACGAACTTGTGAAAGAAGTGCTGGACCGATAAAGTTCGTTTGATCGTTAACGTTTGGACATGCTTCTAGACATACGCCGCATGTCATACATTTTGAAAGTTCATAAGCCCATTGACGCTTGCGCTCAGGCATACGAGGTCCTTCACCAAGATCATACGTACCATCGATCGGAACCCATGCTTTAATCTTCTTCAAAGAATCAAACATGACATTCCGGTCTACGACAAGGTCGCGTACGACTGGAAATGTTCTCATCGGTTCAAGTTTTATCGGCTGTTCGAACTGATCAACTAAAGCAGTACACGATTGACGTGGACGGCCGTTGATGACCATTGAACAAGCTCCGCAAACTTCTTCAAGACAAACCATTTCCCAACTGACAGGCGTCGTTTTCTTGCCTTCAGCATTTACCGGATTACGTTGAATTTCCATTAAACCCGAAATAACGTTCATGTTAGGTCTATATTCAATTTCAAAGCTTTCCCAGTAAGGTTTTGAATCAGCTGTATCTTGACGATGAATTTCAAATCGGACAGTTTTTTGCGCTACCTGCTCTGTACGTTCTTGTACGGCAGTATTTTGTTCGCTCATTATGTCAATCTCCTTTCGCCGCAGAATAATCGCGCTTACGTGGCGGGATTAAGGAAACGTCAATATCTTCATAGTGAATAATTGGTGCTGACTTTCCATCAAATTTCGCCATCGTAGTTTTCATGAAGTTCTTGTCATCACGTTCAGGGAAATCCGGTTTATAATGCGCACCGCGACTTTCATTACGTTGTAGCGCCCCGATAGTGATCACTCGTGCTAAGTATAACATGTTTTTAAGCTGTCGTGTGAACGTCGCACCTTGGTTTGACCATTGTTGAGTATCAGTAATATTGATGTTTTCATATCTTTCAAGAAGCTCAAGAATTTTCGCATCAGTCTGTTCTAAACGATCATTGTAACGAACGACAGTAACGTTATTCGTCATCCACTCGCCAAGTTCTCTGTGCAGAACGTAAGCGTTTTCCGTTCCGTCCATTTTAAGTGTGTCGTCCCACTTCTGTTGCTCATCTTTAACAGCCAAATCGAATACCGATGAAGGAATTTCTTCAGCTGTCTTCTTAAGGCTTTTCATGTATTTCACAGCATTAGGTCCCGCAACCATTCCACCGTAAATAGCGGATAGGAGAGAGTTAGCACCTAGACGGTTTGCACCGTGTTGTGAATAATCACATTCGCCGGCAGCAAATAATCCAGGAATATTCGTATGCTGATCATAATCAACCCATAGACCGCCCATTGAATAGTGAACAGCCGGGAAAATTTTCATTGGAAGTTTACGTGGATCGTCACCAGTAAATTTCTCATAGATTTCGATGATTCCACCAAGTTTAATGTCTAGCTCTTTTGGATCCTTATGAGATAGATCTAGGTAAACCATGTTTTCTCCGTTAATTCCGAGCTTTTGATTGACACAAACATCAAAGATTTCACGTGTTGCAACATCACGTGGAACGAGGTTACCGTATGCCGGATATTTCTCTTCCAAGAAGTACCAAGGTTTGCCGTCTTTGTATGTCCAAACACGTCCACCTTCACCGCGCGCGGATTCACTCATAAGACGAAGCTTGTCGTCTCCAGGAATCGCAGTCGGGTGAATTTGGATAAACTCGCCGTTTGCGTAATGTGCACCTTGTTGATAAACGATAGATGCCGCTGAACCTGTATTAATAACTGAGTTCGTCGACTTTCCGAAAATAATTCCCGGTCCGCCAGTTGCCATGATAACAGAGTCGCCTTTAAATGCGTGGATCTCCATCGTGTGCATATTTTGTGCTTTAATTCCGCGACATACACCTTCATCGTCGAGAATTACACCAAGGAATTCCCAGTTTTCATACTTTTGCACAAGTCCTTCGACTTCAAAACGTCGAACTTGTTCATCTAATGCATATAAAAGTTGTTGTCCCGTTGTTGCGCCTGCGAATGCAGTACGGTGATGAAGCGTTCCGCCGAAACGTCTGAAATCTAGCAATCCTTCAGATGTACGGTTGAACATAACACCCATCCGGTCCATTAAGTGAATAATTTCTGGAGCTGCGTCTGTCATCGCTTTTACAGGTGGTTGGTTCGCTAAAAAGTCTCCTCCGTAAACAGTGTCGTCGAAATGGATTGAAGGTGAATCACCTTCCCCTTTCGTATTAACTGCACCGTTTATGCCGCCTTGAGCACATACGGAGTGAGAGCGCTTAACCGGAACAAGTGAAAACAGGTCAACTGAGACGCCTTCTTCTGCTGCTTTGATTGTTGCCATCAAGCCTGCCAGACCTCCGCCGACAACAATCATTCTGCCTTTTGCCATTAATGTTTCACTCCTCAAAGTGTAAATAATCTCAACAAATCTTTAAATATCGTTAATTAAGTAAATGCAAGTAGAGCTTGTACACCG
This genomic window from Sporosarcina sp. Marseille-Q4063 contains:
- the sdhB gene encoding succinate dehydrogenase iron-sulfur subunit is translated as MSEQNTAVQERTEQVAQKTVRFEIHRQDTADSKPYWESFEIEYRPNMNVISGLMEIQRNPVNAEGKKTTPVSWEMVCLEEVCGACSMVINGRPRQSCTALVDQFEQPIKLEPMRTFPVVRDLVVDRNVMFDSLKKIKAWVPIDGTYDLGEGPRMPERKRQWAYELSKCMTCGVCLEACPNVNDQTNFIGPALLSQVRLFNTHPTGAMNKDERLEALMSDGGIAECGNSQNCVVSCPKGIPLTTSIAAMNRATSVQMFKNFFGSDHMVD
- the sdhA gene encoding succinate dehydrogenase flavoprotein subunit, which produces MAKGRMIVVGGGLAGLMATIKAAEEGVSVDLFSLVPVKRSHSVCAQGGINGAVNTKGEGDSPSIHFDDTVYGGDFLANQPPVKAMTDAAPEIIHLMDRMGVMFNRTSEGLLDFRRFGGTLHHRTAFAGATTGQQLLYALDEQVRRFEVEGLVQKYENWEFLGVILDDEGVCRGIKAQNMHTMEIHAFKGDSVIMATGGPGIIFGKSTNSVINTGSAASIVYQQGAHYANGEFIQIHPTAIPGDDKLRLMSESARGEGGRVWTYKDGKPWYFLEEKYPAYGNLVPRDVATREIFDVCVNQKLGINGENMVYLDLSHKDPKELDIKLGGIIEIYEKFTGDDPRKLPMKIFPAVHYSMGGLWVDYDQHTNIPGLFAAGECDYSQHGANRLGANSLLSAIYGGMVAGPNAVKYMKSLKKTAEEIPSSVFDLAVKDEQQKWDDTLKMDGTENAYVLHRELGEWMTNNVTVVRYNDRLEQTDAKILELLERYENINITDTQQWSNQGATFTRQLKNMLYLARVITIGALQRNESRGAHYKPDFPERDDKNFMKTTMAKFDGKSAPIIHYEDIDVSLIPPRKRDYSAAKGD